The region tgttgcgagcgtttgcacgggcttTAAGTCCATGTCATCTTCCAGAGGAATAACAGTGTTCTCACACACAAACTTTGGATCAGAGTGTGAATTgccaaagacaatagctttATATTTACTGGGGTTTCTTTGCATTCCATTCTTATCAAACCAGTTGTCTACCCTTTGAAGATCAGAATTGATAGCCTGCTCGACTTCCACGGTATCATTTCCCGCATAGAAAATTTGCGTATCATCTGCATATGTAGATAAGGTAGTGTTTTCAGTCACTTGATGCAAATCATTCATAAATATATTAAACAACAGAGGGCCAAGAATGGACCCCTGGGGAATTCCTTTCACAATTGTTTCCCATGATGAACACACCCCACCAAGTTTAACTCGTTGTTTACGCCCCGACAAGTAATCTTTGATCAGGCCGCACGCTGTTTCATCAGCATGTTTTTGCAGCATGTTGATGTCAAACGAAAGGTTGAAATTTGCGTCTTGCCACAAATCGATAAAACATTCAGCATTCATTTACTCCACAACAAGAAAATATTACGTAAGAGAGGGAATCCCCTATACACTGTATTTGGCCCTATTACGTCGgaaattattttcaacaagagactacgggtagcctacactacacattgcctttaaaattcacagtatttcaaTGATATTTTATGTTATgatatcttggtcaatatccagttcaattccgCAGTCCGAAGTCCGACGTCCACATTCCATGTCGCAACCATATGGTTAATTAAGTGCCATCGTAGGatagttgttcacatttaaaactagggacctttagatgagaggacgaggacgactacgagtacgagttttccgttctgagcacgcgcacttcaaAAATTGTCGGCCttcaaaccttatgcgcatgctcagtgcAAAAGTCGTACTCGTATTAGTACTCGTAATggtcctcgtcctccgatctaaaggtccctactGTTGAGTGTGAGcgaagctattagtctctcccttCGGAGCTTCCcttcggggcttttcaggactaatctGCAACGTTtttcgggggactttagccagactgcttattacacagtttacaattttatttttaggaagtgaaagatgcccccgccAGATAaagtcagaccacaacaccgaaTAGTGAGTGCCAGTGGGTTCTTAACGttccatactatttaatttccaacaagggttatgagacgggacctccgctTTAcggtccttatccgagaagacttgaaagtctaaccatttgcaaatgtaattacaaaggaagAACATTCTCCTCAGTAATTTaagaccttgagtgttggtccggctggagtcgaactcacgacctcccgtatggcagcccggtgctcaaccgagccaccggtgtgcggtCTTTTATTAAAATCCTACTTGGGCTGCCTTCGACGAGACAAAGAAATCATACGCATCCTCAGCCATAGCGCgaccccccacccctcccctccaaaaaaaaattaagtctaagtaaaaataggtacgcaatgcaTAGATGTGTGGGCTTTGCTGCTAGCCCCAGCCTTTCCCTGATAGTCCTCCCCTACTTTGTTTAGACTGTGAACCCCTCTAATATTGGTTTGTTTCCAGGGAAATCTGCCAAGACCTCCCATCAACATAACTTCattacaaaatttacaaaatttaaatggCTTAAGTATACAATTCtaaaaaagtttctctgaatcgaataAAAATAATTCCAAGTGGGgatatatatttaacaactattcaccgatgTGGAGGTCGCCACTTGCTTTCCACGCGCTAGTACCCAAGCCTCTGCAAACTCTTGGAGATCACGTGACCATTCTCGTATACCGACATACAAATACCTCTGCTTCCGAGTATCAactatttatgagtcaatgaatcaatgagttaatgagtcatgagtcaatgaaagttagtgcagttacccaaacccataaaatgaaagctaaaatgttagagagtgcttaggcctaatcagtgaaacgagggcttaggcttactCAATAAATTCTTGCTATATTGAATGTGAGTCTCTTTGACTCTTGACTCATATaaaaatcatgggacctctctGCTTCCAACTTATGCATCTATCAAGAGGTTAGTAAGCCCGAAGGGCGGGGGGTCCGGGCATATGTAGGGCATTTGCCTTTTATTGCCTTCCCCACCCTCGGGAATTTGTCCCAGGGTGGGGACGTTTGCTTTTATGCGCGGAGGAATGGGTCCAAGTCTCATCGTCCCATGTGCTCTTCTGTGCGCCGGCCATCTTGGAATTGAAGTAGTGTGGATATTTGATATTTGATCTGATTTGACCAATTTTTGGGGCCCCacggtggggattttgaccaaaaattctGCTGAAAAGTCAATTGCCCCACATATGCCCACGGCTCACCCTCTCGGGTTTAACATTgataagtacaaggaaaggttacgtttatacaaacgttggccgtgtagcacttatatttgaaacagagttaactgaatagagtgtgatgtgaagttctagatttctatcccatatgaaactctgtttaaaatataagtgctacacggccaacgtttgtataaacgtaacctttccttgtacttgtacatgttcattgccgtgactttaacatcttcagttcccacggcctgctcccgtctgaccttgtagctcagtcggtagagcggcggagatctaacccgaaggtcataggttcaattcccaccctggtcagagtttttctctgtccttgtgtgggcccatttccatcagtagagctaacgctcacatggttcatatgggatagaaatcgagcacttcacattacactctattcagttaactctgtttaacaTTGATAGTTCCATTAGTGTGGGCTTGGCCCACACAAAGAAATGTTCACCTCACCATTCGTTTTCAAGTTTGCTCATAACTCTCTCTTTCTTAACCATTCGTCGCCAAAACAGGTATAAATAGGCTGCGCATTGAAATAGTTGTTGAAAGGAATCAGTTTTATTAATTGTTTGGGGTTGTCATCATGAATCAACTAAACAGCGTTTTAAAAACTAGTGACTGTGTCCAGTCATCTGTGCTGGAATGTTCCTTTTAAGTGACTAGTGGCCAAAGATTTTCGCAAAATCACATACAGCTTTTCCCATTGTCTGGAGCGCTTTCCCTTTGAATGTTCCGGTAGGACAACAAATGGAAGGTCACACGTACTCTTCTTTCCTCGTTTTCACCGAAATGACCGGTTTTGCTACATGATGGAAGACCAGTGCAGTACCGAACCATTAAGCGACAACATTATTCTACCATATTTTCTGACCAATGgtagagggtgctaatgggggtacccaattatcagttaactactaatttttcggctaattgtcggttaactactattttttggccaattgtcagttaacgactaattttagttatctattaacttttattatctcacagtgataataattgattcataacccgaattttctttacttcaaaacgtcaatcagttttgggggttggaccttactaaaataaagatatatcacatgaattcacaaaaccttcaccaatagtgcgcgttataaggtacacacattaaagttttcgccttaaatgcaactgaaaagaagattcaatttttaagtcgtataaccatcaaataataccgacctcataaatccagacggacaaatgcacgcactgctcttccggacctggtcgtgcatgtcttgctaactacttcaaaatcaccttcttcgtcactttcagtatctgaatcagtctcgtattcaTCTAGTTGCTGCATCTCCTGTATCTGTACTTCAGGGACATCAAGGTCGCTAACGAAActtaaactgactgattgcagcTCATCGATGCCATGGGAATGCTCTGACTGCCcagtggtctcagtgatagGAATAGGCGTTGCTGCATCGTCAGGAATTGCTTGCTCCCTATTTAactccacataggaatgttctttttgcttggcctgagaaTAGACAGCTGGTGGTAAAGCTCCCGCCTTATCTTTAGTTGTTTCGCTTCTCACTGTTCGTTGTCTAACAGGGCGATAGTTCTCCATCCACTCTTTCATAACGgtttcatcttcttttgtcactctttgCACCGCTGGAAGAGCCATAGTTGAGAGCGCTGACAAAGGCATGGATGTATCAGGCACGGGATAATACGACTTGTCGTGTGTGAAATACTTTGCAGCCCACTTGGTGATTCTTTTGAGCGACTCTTTCACTATCGTTCCAAAGTCTTGGGAgtagttcaaagcactgaatgtttcgtgcttgaagtgtgaaaccgcatgtaggttttccacctgcgttgtcaaaagtgttaaaagctcaactaggtcaacaaatgaaggatttATAGAGCTGATATTTTCAATCAGCCTGTTCATTCCTTTGCGTAGCAGGGTGAGAGAATCTTGGGTTTTCTTGGAAACTGTACCCTCTGGACCATTTGTTTCTCTTGACAAATTGAAGCGCTCCTTCACACTAGCCACCGTTCTTTGTACCTCGCTACAGACTTTGTCGACGTTCTCTTTCGCCTCCCGCAGTGTTACCTTTTTCGCAGGTGTGCCTTTTTCGTGTATTCCAAAAGTGTCATAAAGACATCCAAGGTTTTTTAGAAATGCAACTGTTTTAGAAAGACTGGTTACCAGCCTAATGGTTCCCGCTGCAACATCAGTGACAAAAAGTGATTTCTCGTAAGTGCAAATTGCATGTACTTGAACGAAAGATGCTGATTTCTCTGAGCcatcagaatttttttcttggccaGATCCAATAACAACAGTCACAGTATTTTTCTCTGGGTTGTACTCTTTAACTTGACGATTTTCTGTGTCCGTGTAAACAATGTTTTTTCCGAACACAGAAATGTTGTTAACATTAGAAGTTGGATGACTCGTTGAATTGTCCACAACCAGCTCTGACGCTTTCGTTTCCAAAGAACATCGATGCAAACTTCCTTGTGCTGAGAAATAGATCACGTTCTCAAGAATGGCAACTGACTTTAAGGTTGTAGCACCACATGGATAGCTAATACATTTGACAGCATTACCGTGAATGGTAACACCatcaaaattcaaatttaactGAAAAATTGCACGCATTTCATCATCAGCACACAACAAAATATCCTGACTGGCGGAACAGATAACTGACGGTTTGGCAAGTGCTGGATGTAACTGAACATGGTTCAAATGTCTTATCTTCTTGGCGACGTTTGCCAGATGGTTTCGCAGTCTTTCGCGTAGAATTGGTAGAGTACCGTCCTGTGGTAGGTTGTACTTttcaaggtaacttattacatccgCTCGCTTTTTAAGTGCGTCTACTTTGACCGTTACGCAACCTCCGAAGTCAACAAAGGATATAACTCCACTGCCTCTTTCTGGAACAAATGCAATGCCATTGTTGTAACAGATATCTCGTGCATCTTTGTATCCCTCCTTTTTAACGGACACGTCAGCAGGCTGGTGAAGACGAACTGATACAAGTTTAGCTGTAGAAGACTCGAAATCATAATCAAGCACTAGGAGAGTTCCTTGTGGTCCAGAAGTGATTGCTATCGGTCGAGGGCACACACCAGTCTGGTTACTCTTCCAGAATCTGTATTTCTCTGGCACTATTGTATGAGCGAcaaattgtatttgcattaaCACTTCAAGTACTTCAGGTCGTGTGAGGCGAACTACTGGTTCCACAGCCATTCTGTCTTTATTACGTACACATTCAAGAGAGAGTAATTTTCGGAGTTTTTTCCTGATTTCCATATGAGCATTATCGCGTAAAGTACGCAGTAATACCAGATTGCTCAATTCACCGTCCAAATCAAGAAACCAGTTAGACCAACTGCACTTTAAACTTTTGCCAACATGAACAACATCTGGAAGTGGCACTACAAGTGCAAGTTCTGGTGGCAAAGAAGCACTGTCCGCCATTATGTCAAGTTCGAGGAGTGCCTTCTTATTGCATTCTTCGCAGTCTGTTATCACTGCAAGGGTCGCAAGTTTTCTACACAATACTTTTTTATCGAGACAAAAGTCACACGCTCTCAGAGATGGAACATGTGACACTTGACCTTTAGCTTTACAGCGATCACACACTGTCTTGTGAGTAAAGCACTCTTCACAAAAGCTGCTGCATTTCGACGATTTGCTGGTTACAATATTGTTCTTGCACTCTTGATGCTTAACGCACATCTCACAAATCTGTACAGTTTTTACAACATTTTCAAGACTCGCAAAAACTTCTTCCCCTTTTACAGATTTACGGAGGTAATGAACAGCAACAGGCATTGTTGCACCATTGTCAAGTGAAGTTAGATAAGTCACATCTGCGCTTGTTATCAGATTGTTTTTTATCTCCTCAGGTTCGGGAAGCGGGTGTTCCTTTACATACAGAGAATCTATCTTATAAACGAGACCAATAATAAGTTTCTGTCGAGCATCAAACTCAAGACCGGGTTTAAGTGCAGTTCCGTCACTGGCTTGAGCAACGGGAATAACTTGCAGCTTTTCTGTCTCAATTAACGTGGCCACTTCTGCATTTGGTTGCCGAATAAAGGAATGAAGTGATACTAAATGTGGTTTTATAACACCACTGTCAGTGGTGTAGCCAGCGTGATATCTTCTCGAAGCATTTATTGAAGGCCCACATAAATTGAAACCAGAAAACGTGGTAAATTGTTTGAGTCCTCCCTTCCCAGTTCCATGAAAGCCTGGACCACGCACAAATTTCCTTGTCCTTTCTCCTCCAAGGAACTTGATGGTATCAAAGAACTCACATACTTCGTCATCCCATTTGTATGTGGAAGCAGAGGTTGAATCGACCATGGCAAAGGATGTAGTGTTGTCTATGAATTTATAATACATACAATCTTCGGGAATTTTTCCTTCTTTGAGCAATGTGTTCAACTTTATAGCTAAAGGGTGGGCATTTTCCACACaactaaaaaaataacaacaaataaataataaataacacaaaatctgaTTTTTTGTTCTTGATTGCCAAGtcggaaataaaattaaacactAGGGATTAGGAAGGAGGAACTAAAAAGAAATGAATGACCACCAACGCTAAAACTCACATCTGAGAAGAAATAAGCTCGTTGTCGTCTTCGCTTTCGTCACTATTGGACTTATTGTCTTCAGGGTCAGACAGCTCGTGCAAGATTTGATCTACTTCACAATGAGGCTCTGGCTGATTTTCAGAACAAGGGCTATTTGGAAAACAATCTGCATCTAGGATGGAACTTGGAATATCTAAGCCGCATAGCGCCGAATCCTCTTCGCTACACCCGCTACAAAAAGTATAGAGTAAAGACCAGTAAACAACGGTGTTACTTAAGCtgcatttatttaattatttcctCCAAgagttttgtttgttgttgacAAATTACTCGTCTTCGTTAAGATATTAATACCAATACGATAATGCCCAAATCTTTGTCAATTACAGAGTGCTAATGATCGCGAGCGACAGATTGAGAGCTCAAAACGGTTATATCGTATGGAATGATAAAAACAGTGTTTCCTTCAATGTTGGctgatttaaaaacaaaaacgtttagTTCAAGTACAACTAGTTAATGTACTGCAAACGGCATTTTGAACTGCAACTTTATGGACATTGCCACCTTAAACATTCCGTGTATTTAAAATCTAGAATACATAATATGCTTGAAAACtgcatttatttacttttctgaGGCAAGTGCGTCTGCACCCTCAAATTCGTCGACACAGTCATCAAGTTTAACTGAGGTCTCAACTCTTTGTCTTTGCACACTGGTAAAAATGTCTGACATCTTCTTTTGGCCACTTCCTAGAGCGTCGTTTCTTCTTTTGATGCATTTATCAAAATGAGCTGAAAAATTATAGACATAAACTGATTTTTAGACACCTAATTAGGGTTGATAAATCATCATCAATCATTATCCTTGCTTTGTAGAACGCGTTAAATTTAGGCCACCCAACCCGAGTATGTAATGCCTCCCTCCCACCTCCGGAAGCCCTGAAATTTAACATGAACTTGACAAATCAAACAAACCGACTTAACCGACGAATGTCAGCGGTAGGTAAGCTTGACCATGTCAAAACGTTTTCCACAAGATTGCTTTAGGGTTAAAAATGACTGGTTAATCACTATAAACAGTTTCCCTTATATTGATATGCCGAAATCATGTTCAGCACATTTCAGCTTTTTAAAGACGAACTTCCTGTTTATTAGTAAAACTTCCAGACTACTGACACAAATACAACGTATCCTCCTACCATTTCTGAagaatttaatttttccttGTATAGTCCTTCCTACACCACTAATGACATGAGGCGTTGAACAAATGCCACATTtgacttttatttcatttatcgCAGAACTACCGTGCATTTTACCAAGTTCTGAAATTaccaaaagacaaaaaaaaagaaattatcaaCTTACACTAACGTCACGTCAACGCGATACCAAATTTCTGCAGCAGATAAGCACGAAGAGTGTCAAAAGCTAAATCTTTTTATAGCTTACCTTCATTCAAGAGAGTCAAAACATCTTTTTGTCTCTCATTTCTGACTGCACTTCCCTCGGTGGCCAGCTTTTTTATCATTTCACGATCTTCTTCGGCTtcctttctcctttttcttttctttccaacAGCAGTTTCTGTAGTCCTTCTTGACTTTTCTGGTTTTTGTGTAACAATTATCGGTTGTTTGTTGGTCCAATTGACTTTTTTCTGGATCACATGAACTTCAGATgtggaaaaattaataataataataataataataataataatactactactactactactactaataataataataataataataatggaaactttgtcttcgaatacagttgtaaatctctctacgtataggcaattaacaactggctacttgaaattgaatgatatacttgtatactgtatttacaaatgaataaaaaaaaattacagttttattaagtctgggctattccaagtcttatttctacgacagaagataaaatatgtcgctctaatggctagacttatcatttttttgattacagagtgttgttgcgttttgtcaatgccaatgtcattcatcatttctaataataataataataataataataataataataataataatagtaataataataacaacaaggACAGGAATAATCATATATTACAACGGGCACCGACGTGCTAGTGCGCTTATCACAGTTTTGGAAgccattttgacgggtaggcaaacgCGTGAGAAATTATAGCGTTTATATAAGGATCAAATGcggattacttttgaaaaagtccgttttaaaatatatggAGTAACTAGGTTaaggat is a window of Montipora capricornis isolate CH-2021 chromosome 13, ASM3666992v2, whole genome shotgun sequence DNA encoding:
- the LOC138029936 gene encoding uncharacterized protein, yielding MASSGVVKVILSFYRDDEGSAFERHRGRVPFDIEKHNSMEIACKHLIEFMGIKQQAEKFGLGSFDLKLFRLEKIDGKAENFAIVTKAQLNMELPFLMGSTTSELNVHVIQKKVNWTNKQPIIVTQKPEKSRRTTETAVGKKRKRRKEAEEDREMIKKLATEGSAVRNERQKDVLTLLNEELGKMHGSSAINEIKVKCGICSTPHVISGVGRTIQGKIKFFRNAHFDKCIKRRNDALGSGQKKMSDIFTSVQRQRVETSVKLDDCVDEFEGADALASENGCSEEDSALCGLDIPSSILDADCFPNSPCSENQPEPHCEVDQILHELSDPEDNKSNSDESEDDNELISSQM